Below is a window of Aerococcus viridans DNA.
ATTTTCCGTCTAACAATGAAATCATCATCTGACAACTTCCGTGAATCAGCTGTCCTAGACATCATGCGTCAACTTGAAGCGAAGGGTCTAGAAGTCATTATCTATGAACCAACTTGGAAAGAAGCAACATACGATAATTATCAAGTAGTTGCTGACTTAGCTGACTTTAAAGATAAAGCGGACGTTATCATTACAAATAGAATGACTGATGAATTAGCTGATGTTCCGAACAAAGTATTTACACGGGACGTTTACCACAACAACTAATTTTTAAATGGATAGATTAAACAATGTATCTAGAGTTTTCTAGATACATTATTTTTTATCCGTTTATACTTTTTAAATGTATAGTATAATAGTTAAGATTCTGAAAATGAGCGTTAATAGAACTCAGGGAGGAGTATCAGATGCAAGAAGCGAAAAATAAAAAACAATTACGCATTTTACATGTGATGAGTGGCTTTGGTGGAGGCATCTCCTCGTTTATTTTAAATAAAGCCAAGCAAATGCCTAAGTATAATGTGACCTTTGATGTGGCCACCTATGATGAATGTAGCGAAGAATTTGAACAAGCTATTCAAGCGACTGGCGGTCGGATTTTCCGTCTGGTTAATCCAAAAAAATATGGATTCAAAGCCTTTAAATCTTCTTTTTCAAAACCATTTGAACAGGAGACCTATGATTTAGTTCACTGTCATATTGAAGGCTATCGTGCAATTCCCTATTACCGTATAGCAAAAAAATATGGCGTTAAACAGTTCTATATTCATGCCCATCTAGTGAATGATTATAAAATCAAAAATAAGAAAGACCAATTTGTTCATGGTTTTAATCAAAAACTAAACACCCGGATTTCTACTGATATTGTTGGTTGTGGTCGCTTAGCCATTAAATCCGTATTTGGTCCAAAGACCAATTTAGATACTTCTATGGTTATTCCAAATTCTATTGATTTGAAGGAGTATGCGAATCCGGATAATGTCTATGCACAACATAGAGAAGCGGGGCGCAAGCGATATAACCTTGATGAAAATACCCTTGTAATAGGCCATGTTGGGCGTTTAATGCCTGTGAAAAATCACGATAAAACATTTGAAATTGCAAAAGCCATTCAAGAAAATAATCTTAATGCAAAGATTCTAATTATCGGGTCAGGCAACTTAGAAGAAGAATTGAAGGCGAAAGCAGCAGACTTGGATATTCTCGATACCGTTATTTTTACTGGTAGAATCAGTCCAATTTCTGAATTCTATCCAGCTTTAGATGTTTTACTGCTACCGTCCTTTACTGAAGGCTTGCCAACGACTGTTGTCGAAGTGCAAGGCGCAGGTGTGCCAACAGTGATGTCAGATATAATTACTTCTGAAGTTGACTTAGACTTGGGTATGGTTGCTACTTGTAGCTTAGACGATGATGGACAGGTATGGCTTGAGTCATTACAACAAATGGCCAATTCATCAGTTCCATCAGTAGAAAAACGGTTAGCTGCTTTGGAGAATAATTATTTTTCAAATGAGGCATCAGCGAAACTGTATGTAGATTTCTTTGTGGAGAAAATCGATGACTTTAAACTTTAAAATTCATTATCGTGCTTTAAATAGTCAGGAGGCGATTAAACCTTGCTAGCATATCTTATTATTTTGGTATCTAGTGTTTTCCTTGGGTCCAATTTAATTGCCGTTACTTTACCAGTAGGTCAGATTTCAATATATCGGATATTTTCGCTATTAGTGATTCCAATGGTCATCTTTTTCTTAGTTAAAGATAGAAAAGCTTTTAAAATCCACCGTAATTCCTATGCTACCGGAATGGTAGCTGTTTATCTACTTTGGTGGGTATGGGCCTTATGCTCGGTCCTTTGGGCGATGAGCCTAGGGTCTTGGCTTCAAGCGATGGTCTTGTTGACTTTAGGGATATCCAGTATCGTTGGTATCTTTTTATGGACTAGAGATTATGTCCAATGGCGGACTTTAATCAAAGCAGTATGGATCATGATGACCTTTTTAAGTATTTGGGGATTATTTGAAATCACCACAAATATTTATTTACTTGCCGATCTGGGTAAATTGGACAAATATTCGACCTTCGTGACGCAACCGTGGACGAGGATACCAATCACTTATCTTGCCAACCAAAATGACTATGCAACAATATTATTAGCGACATTACCAATTAACTTAATTCTTATGAATACAACGAAGGATAGTTTGAAGAAATTATTAACGCTTTTATGTATGCTTTTATCAACGTTTTTAATTTTCCAATCCGGCTCACGGATGAGTTTACTAATGGCACTGACCTTTTACGGTATATATGTCTTATTAGGCGTTCGTTGGGATTTCACAAGAAAGCAAGTGTTAACTACCGGAAGTATTGTCTTAACACTAGCTATACTCGCTTTTGCTTTCGTCCCGCCAATTAGAGGGATGGTTACTGACTTAATTTATATTTTACCTAGACCGGTAATTTCTGGAGATGTGGGTAGGATGAATATGTGGCGAAATGGGTTAATGTACTTAGGTAAGACTTTCGGTCTTGGTGTAGGTGCTGGTAATATAGAAGTGTGGATGGAGATATTTGGACCATTACCAACCAATAATATCTTTAATATTCACAATTGGTGGTTAGAAATCCTCGTGGGCTATGGCGCCTTCATATTTATCGCCTATGTCTTAGGATACGCCTTGATGATATATCGTCTATTCAATTTGAAAAAATTTGTCAATAGAATGCACCAGAAGATTATGAATGCATTCATTTCATTTTTACTTGTTTTTATTGGTGCAAGTATTACAAGTGCTAATAATATGTTAATTGAATGGCATTGGGTATTCTTCGGATTAATTATTGCCTACATTGGTATTATGGAAGCACAAGTTTTTGGAAAGAAAAAGAGGGTAGAATAAATGAGTTTATTAACAATAATTGCTGAACTATGGCGATTTTTCATCAATAACATCATCAAAATTATAATCGGCGCAATCATTGTCATGGGATTGACCTTAGGTGCTCGGATGCTTTTAACCAATTACATTGAAAACTCTGCAATTGGTGAAGCAACTTCTGAAACATCTGCGAATGCAGAATTAACACCAGAAGAAATCGAAGCATCATATAACCATTTAGCAACGGTATATGAACAAGAGCCAGCAGAATTCTCTTTTGTGGGCATCAATCCAGAAGGGTTAATTTTAGGTAATTCATTTATTTTAGATGAATTATTATCTCGTCCAGATATTGTGGCTGAGTTAGAAGAGATTTCTGGTGTCGATATTACCACTACGCTAGAAGCACAAGAAAATGTTGGACTAGAAAAATCACGCGACTTCCGTGGAGGACTTGCAGCCGTTCGAAATACCTCTACGGATGAAATCACTATGCGTGTCTTAGTGGGGCAAACTGCAGAAGAAAACTTAGCTGTGGCAGAAGCTATCTATCAATATATTGTTGATGGCAATGTACCAATTTATGAAAATTACGACATTACTTTCTTATCTACACCAGATATCGGTGAAGATTTAATTGTTGAAGAAAATATGATGATTCCAACACCTGAGACATTATCAGGGCTTCAACCACAAGAAACTGGTGGCTCATTACTCATCTATGCTGTTTTAGGTGGGGTTCTAGGTGTGATTTTATCAACAGTCGTATTATTTGTCTTACATTTCTTCAGTAAGAAAATTACCTATGCGTATGATTACATTTGGGATTTTGATGACTACCAATGGTTAGTAGATAGCAAAAAGGTTAATACAGAAAATTTAAATAACTGGTTAATGATTCCAGCTGATAAAAGTAGAGTTGCCTTAGCGCAAACGACAGATAATGAAATTGTCCAAGCTTTCTCAAACACACAGCTACCAGTTAGCAATCAATTAAATGTTGAAGATCAAGCGCCTGAAGAAGTGATTATCTTTGTTGAATCAGGTACTACTGATAAAGATTGGTATCAAAATCAATTTGAATTGAGTAAGTTGTATGAATCAAGAGTGAAGATTATTCACTTGAAATAGGAGGCAAAGCAGATGACTTTCCAATCCAATTTAATCTCAATAGTAACACCGGTCTATAATGCTGAACGATTCATTGGTGAAACGATTAAAGGTGTTCAAGCCCAAGAGTATGCTAATTGGGAGATGTTACTAGTGAATGATCAATCGTCAGATAACAGCCTGGAAATTATCGAACAGTTTGCAGCAGAAGATAGCCGAATTAAACTGATTAATTTAGCCGAAAATAGTGGTGCCGCTGTAGCTCGAAACACTGGTATTGAAGCGGCCCAAGGTCAATATATTGCCTTCGTCGATTCAGATGATGTGTGGGATAAGGATAAATTAATCAGACAAATCACATTCATGAAAAAAGGTGACATCGCTTTTTCTTACACGGACTTTCGTCTTGTTGATGAAACGGGTCAAGTGCTGAAAGAAAAAGCCAATGTACCCATTTCCTTGGACTATACTGGTTTATTGAAAAATACGGCTATTGCTTGTTCAACAGTGATGATTGATCGAAATATCATTGGTGATTTCCGGATGCCTCTTGTACGAAAAGGTCAAGATACTGCAACTTGGTTACAGATCATGCGGGAAACGGGCATTTCAGCCTTTGGTATTACTCAACCTTTAAATTCTTATCGACAAGTTGCAGGGTCAATTTCAAGTGACAGAGTAGGTGCCTTAAAACGTACTTGGAATACCTATTACAATTTAGAAAAATTACCACTACCAAAAGCAAGTTACTATTTCGCTTCCTATGTTGTCAATGCGATATTAAGAAGATTATAATGATGAATGTAAGTGGCCTATCCACTTACATTATCTGGTCTCGTAGCTCAGGGGATAGAGCACTCGTTTCCTAAACGAGGTGTCGGAAGTTCGAATCTTCTCGGGACCGTTAACAAAATTAAAGCAGAAATATTGTGAGGATAAAAATGAAGACTTTAAAGAACATTTTAAGCGTTGCAATGTCTAATATTGTCGGTTTCGGGACTAGCTTTATCGTTGGTTTCATCTTGCCGGGGATCTTGACTGTCGCGCAATACGGGTCTTATAGGCAATATACCTTGTACCTGAGTTTTACCTACCTTTTCCATTTAGGATTTGCGGATGGAATTTATATTAAGTATGGTGGTAAGGAATTAAATGACTTAGATCAAAATGTTATCAGAGATGAACATAATTTTGCCAACTTTTTCCAATTTATTATGTTTATAGGGATGTTTCTGATTTCTTTAATCACAAAAGATCCGGTACTGATTCTATTTTCTATCGTTACTTTCTTTTCTAATGTGACAACGTATCAATCAAATTTTTTACAAGCAGTTGGTCAATTTAAAACATTTACCGTAGCATCAATGTTCCGGTCAGTATCTTATATCGCACTGTTGTTGATCGGAATTTTTATTTTTAAATCGGAAGACTACGTATTCTATATCATATTAAATGTATTGTCTTATGTGTTAATGTACATCTATTATGAATTCCGATTTGTTAAGCAATTAGGTTTTAATCCCGCCTTTACTGTAAAAGATAAATTTGAAATTTTTAGAGTCGGATTTTTAATCTTGTTAGCAAATATGTCGTTAACTTTTGTTGGGAATATTGGTTCGTGGATTGCTAACTGGGGATTCCCAATTGAAGAATTCGCACAATATTCGTTCCAAAACTCAGTGTTAAACGTTATTATTCTAATCGTTAACGCTGTGGCTCTAGTTTTTTATAATTTAATATCAAAGACGGATTCACCTCGAGTTGCTAATGTAATCAAACAATTGACGCTATTACTAGGTATTTTTGGTGGATTAGGATTCTTTGTATTTAAGTGGATTATTGAGTATTTCTTACCTAACTATGTTGCTTCAATCGAGTTATTATCCATTACCTTTGTATCGATTCCATATATTATGATTTCAAAAATCGTTGTGGCCAATCTATACAAGGCTAAACGAAGTGAGCGAAAATATATCCGCGACTCAATTTTATATGCGGTATTGGCCTTTGCTTTTGTAGCCATCGTATTCTTTATCACTAAATCATTATCTGGTATTGCATGGGCGACAACCTTATGTTATTTCTTGTGGTACATTTATGCTTCACGGCGTGAGTTTACGGCTATGAAGGGTGATACCAACGAGTGGTTGTTGATCATAAGTCATGTACTAGTATTTTACTTTACGGCGAATGTATTAAATACTTACATTGGATTCTTTGCATATGCCATTTTCTTAGCTATTATTTTGGTTATGAAGCGAGTAGAGTTACAAGATATTTTCCAACAAATTGTAAAGATGGAAGATTAGAAAAGATATTTTCGTAGTTTATTTTGGGGGAGAAAAGGAATATATGAAAATAAAAAAAATAAATAAGCAGATAATTTTTAAAGAATTTTTTGTGATTTTATTATTGATAAGTGCATCAATTTTGATGCATTTTTTCTTTATTAACAATCAATGGCACGATAATTTATTAATGGCTGGGCCGAATGACCAGACGCAACAAATGTTAATTTTCAAAGATTTCTTATATAAAGAATTTACTAAAGGTAATTTTTTCTACAGTTTTAACTACAGTGGAGGTGGAAACTTTCTAACCAAATTAAGTTACTATTATACAACTTCTATATTTTATTATATGACGGTATTGGTAACTTGGATATTGGAAAAATGTCAGATAATTAGCACTCCAGATATTGTATACTGGGGAGAAATCTCCTTATTTCTTTCGGTTATCAAATCTAGCTTAATTGCATATTTCGCAAGTATAAGCATCTCGAAATTTAAAGTACGCAGATCCGTGTCTATCTTTGCAGCTACATTCTATGCATTTGCTCCTATTTATTTCAGACATGCTGTTCTCTGGGATTTTTTTACAGATGCCATGTTATGGTTGCCGATTATCTTGTTAGGAGTAGAATGGATTTTTGAAGGCAAAAAGGGTTGGTTATTTAGTTTAGGTGTAGCTTTGACCTTATTTAATAACGGATACTTTGCCTTTGCAAATTTATTGTTATGTGGTTGCTATGCTATTATGCGATTGTTCATACCATTAAATAAAGATGAAATAGCCTGGGATAAAAAATTAAAGAAAATAATAATATATGGGATGCTTGGAGTAGGTATTTCATCTATAGGTTTTATAGTATTTGTTAAAGGATTTCTCGATAACAGTAGAAGTAGTGTAGATGTAATCGCACCACTTTGGGATAAAGAGAATTTTTCATTTGAAAGGATATTAATTTCAGACCCCATACAAGTTGTTTCTTTTATATATTTACTCGTAATTTTTAATGTTAAAAATTATCGATCAAAAATATTTCAATTTTTTAGTTGTTTCACGACAATATTAATTATCATTCGTTATAGCCCTAAAGTGGCTAGTATTTTCAACGGATTAAGTACACCACAATATCGGTGGCACTACATAACTTATTTATTTATTGCTATTACAATTGGCATTGGTATTGAACAATTATTGAAACATAAATCTCTAAAATCAAGTATCTTGGCTTCGGGGCTTACATTATTGATTTATTACAGTACTTTAAAATCTATGGATAATAGTTATAACATTAATAGAAAATATTTTATGATGCTTATAGGTATTGCGATGCTATTCTATGTAGTTCTTGGATATACAAAAGAAGCTAGAACACAATTCATAGCTTTGGTAGCATTATTCTTATTCACAATACCGTTCATCAATCAGTTTAATTTACGACTATTTGAACAATATAATATGGAAGCAGTCACTAAAGATTATTTATTTGATACATTTGAAAATCCAAACACGAATATATCACAAGCTATTAACTTTATTGAGAATGATGCAAATAGCTTTTATCGTATAGAATATGCGGGCATGGCTAATTTAGGCATAGCATATGAGCAAAGTACCTTTAATAATTATTCGAGCTTTCAAAATAAATATGAACAGGATTTTATAGATTTTTTCGGTTTAACTAATATTAAGGATAGCAGTGTTTCTATCGATGGATTGGGTGCTAGACAGATAACAAATAGTTTATTTCAAATTGATTACGTTATCGCTAAAGAAGATGAGCAATATATTGTACCTGCTGGATATGAGAAAATTAAAAGTTTTGGTGAATTATCCGTTTATAAAAATAAATATCCTTTTGCTTTTATACATCCAGTAAAAAATCAATATCAAATAACTAATAATACATCCCTTGACTTCAAGGATTTACAATTAATTGATGGCGTATATACTACTTCTAGTAAAAATCAGCCGCTATCTATAGACCTAAAAAATGACCTAAATTTTAGTATAGAAAAGAATAATTTCTATCACGATAATTATATTTCAAAATCGGATGAAGGTATCAAATTAGTTGCTAACATCGATGCAGGTCAATCCTATGATGAGCTTATAATTGATTATACGTTAAAAGCTGATACAGATTATTATACTGGTAACTATAACTATTTAATTAATGGCATGGAACTTCAAATGAAATCACCAAAGGATAAATATGCTCTGCAACAATTTCATCACCAAGTAACTATCCCATTTAATGACCAAATTTTATTTGATTTTGCTGGTGGTAGCGGCTACGATTTTGAAATCAATCATATTTATGGACTATCATATGATCAGTTGGAAGCAAGAAGTAATGAAGATAAAAAATTAGATTACAATTTGGAACTAGCACAAGATAAATTAGAGATTAACTTTGATAACAGTGATGGTTATACCTATTTAGTATTACCAATATTCTATGAAGACGGTTGGCAATTAGAGATCAATAATGAAAAAATCACAATAGAAAATGTTAACAATGGTATGATAGGATTTAAAATACCAAAAGGTCAATTAAATATCAAAATGAAGTTTGTACAACCATATTTATATAGTTCAATAGTTGTGAGTCTAGTGTCTCTATTGATCTTAATTTTGCTAGACAGCAAAATATTCAGTAAGTTGTTTAAAATCACTAGTCAAAAGGTCAACTAAAAGGAGGAGTCAGAGATATATGTTATCAGTAATTGTACCGTGTTATAATGAAGAAGAATCTATTCATCTTTTCTACAAAGAAATGGAAAAGGTAAAGCAATTGATGGATCAAGATATTGAATATATTTTTGTGAATGATGGTTCATCGGATAATTCTTTAAATGAAATGAGAAAGCTAGCCAAAGAGAATGATCAAGTGCGCTATATTTCGCTTTCAAGAAATTTCGGTAAAGAAGCAGGGATTTATGCAGGTTTAAAACAAGCTAAAGGGGACTTTGTTACTTTAATGGATGTAGACTTGCAAGATCCACCTGAATTACTGCCAGTAATGCTTGATAAACTATACCAAGATCCAACCCTTGATTGTGTTGGAACGAGAAGAGTAGACCGCGGTGGGGAACCGCCTATCCGTAGCTTTTTTGCTAAAAAAT
It encodes the following:
- a CDS encoding glycosyltransferase; the protein is MQEAKNKKQLRILHVMSGFGGGISSFILNKAKQMPKYNVTFDVATYDECSEEFEQAIQATGGRIFRLVNPKKYGFKAFKSSFSKPFEQETYDLVHCHIEGYRAIPYYRIAKKYGVKQFYIHAHLVNDYKIKNKKDQFVHGFNQKLNTRISTDIVGCGRLAIKSVFGPKTNLDTSMVIPNSIDLKEYANPDNVYAQHREAGRKRYNLDENTLVIGHVGRLMPVKNHDKTFEIAKAIQENNLNAKILIIGSGNLEEELKAKAADLDILDTVIFTGRISPISEFYPALDVLLLPSFTEGLPTTVVEVQGAGVPTVMSDIITSEVDLDLGMVATCSLDDDGQVWLESLQQMANSSVPSVEKRLAALENNYFSNEASAKLYVDFFVEKIDDFKL
- a CDS encoding O-antigen ligase family protein; translated protein: MLAYLIILVSSVFLGSNLIAVTLPVGQISIYRIFSLLVIPMVIFFLVKDRKAFKIHRNSYATGMVAVYLLWWVWALCSVLWAMSLGSWLQAMVLLTLGISSIVGIFLWTRDYVQWRTLIKAVWIMMTFLSIWGLFEITTNIYLLADLGKLDKYSTFVTQPWTRIPITYLANQNDYATILLATLPINLILMNTTKDSLKKLLTLLCMLLSTFLIFQSGSRMSLLMALTFYGIYVLLGVRWDFTRKQVLTTGSIVLTLAILAFAFVPPIRGMVTDLIYILPRPVISGDVGRMNMWRNGLMYLGKTFGLGVGAGNIEVWMEIFGPLPTNNIFNIHNWWLEILVGYGAFIFIAYVLGYALMIYRLFNLKKFVNRMHQKIMNAFISFLLVFIGASITSANNMLIEWHWVFFGLIIAYIGIMEAQVFGKKKRVE
- a CDS encoding glycosyltransferase family 2 protein, yielding MTFQSNLISIVTPVYNAERFIGETIKGVQAQEYANWEMLLVNDQSSDNSLEIIEQFAAEDSRIKLINLAENSGAAVARNTGIEAAQGQYIAFVDSDDVWDKDKLIRQITFMKKGDIAFSYTDFRLVDETGQVLKEKANVPISLDYTGLLKNTAIACSTVMIDRNIIGDFRMPLVRKGQDTATWLQIMRETGISAFGITQPLNSYRQVAGSISSDRVGALKRTWNTYYNLEKLPLPKASYYFASYVVNAILRRL
- a CDS encoding oligosaccharide flippase family protein, which gives rise to MKTLKNILSVAMSNIVGFGTSFIVGFILPGILTVAQYGSYRQYTLYLSFTYLFHLGFADGIYIKYGGKELNDLDQNVIRDEHNFANFFQFIMFIGMFLISLITKDPVLILFSIVTFFSNVTTYQSNFLQAVGQFKTFTVASMFRSVSYIALLLIGIFIFKSEDYVFYIILNVLSYVLMYIYYEFRFVKQLGFNPAFTVKDKFEIFRVGFLILLANMSLTFVGNIGSWIANWGFPIEEFAQYSFQNSVLNVIILIVNAVALVFYNLISKTDSPRVANVIKQLTLLLGIFGGLGFFVFKWIIEYFLPNYVASIELLSITFVSIPYIMISKIVVANLYKAKRSERKYIRDSILYAVLAFAFVAIVFFITKSLSGIAWATTLCYFLWYIYASRREFTAMKGDTNEWLLIISHVLVFYFTANVLNTYIGFFAYAIFLAIILVMKRVELQDIFQQIVKMED
- a CDS encoding YfhO family protein; this encodes MKIKKINKQIIFKEFFVILLLISASILMHFFFINNQWHDNLLMAGPNDQTQQMLIFKDFLYKEFTKGNFFYSFNYSGGGNFLTKLSYYYTTSIFYYMTVLVTWILEKCQIISTPDIVYWGEISLFLSVIKSSLIAYFASISISKFKVRRSVSIFAATFYAFAPIYFRHAVLWDFFTDAMLWLPIILLGVEWIFEGKKGWLFSLGVALTLFNNGYFAFANLLLCGCYAIMRLFIPLNKDEIAWDKKLKKIIIYGMLGVGISSIGFIVFVKGFLDNSRSSVDVIAPLWDKENFSFERILISDPIQVVSFIYLLVIFNVKNYRSKIFQFFSCFTTILIIIRYSPKVASIFNGLSTPQYRWHYITYLFIAITIGIGIEQLLKHKSLKSSILASGLTLLIYYSTLKSMDNSYNINRKYFMMLIGIAMLFYVVLGYTKEARTQFIALVALFLFTIPFINQFNLRLFEQYNMEAVTKDYLFDTFENPNTNISQAINFIENDANSFYRIEYAGMANLGIAYEQSTFNNYSSFQNKYEQDFIDFFGLTNIKDSSVSIDGLGARQITNSLFQIDYVIAKEDEQYIVPAGYEKIKSFGELSVYKNKYPFAFIHPVKNQYQITNNTSLDFKDLQLIDGVYTTSSKNQPLSIDLKNDLNFSIEKNNFYHDNYISKSDEGIKLVANIDAGQSYDELIIDYTLKADTDYYTGNYNYLINGMELQMKSPKDKYALQQFHHQVTIPFNDQILFDFAGGSGYDFEINHIYGLSYDQLEARSNEDKKLDYNLELAQDKLEINFDNSDGYTYLVLPIFYEDGWQLEINNEKITIENVNNGMIGFKIPKGQLNIKMKFVQPYLYSSIVVSLVSLLILILLDSKIFSKLFKITSQKVN